CTCGAACGGGAATCGCGGCGTCTATCTGACCCTCGAAGAGGCCGCGAGCCGCATCTACGACACCGCCGAGGAGAAAGGGTGGCCGTTCAGGCAGTACGCCGACGAGGGACGACTCGCCGTCGTCCACCTCGACCCCGTCGAAATGGCGAACAGCCTGGCGAGCATCCGCAACGACCTGCCGGAACTGATCGAGGAGTTCGGCGCCGACCGGCTCGTCCTCGACTCGGTGTCGCTGCTGGAGATGATGTACGACCGACCCTCGGACCGCCGGAGCGAGGTGTTCCAGTTCTCGAAGTCGCTCAAGGAGGCGGGCGTGACGACACTCGTGACCAGCGAGGCCAGCAGCGACACCCCGTACGCGTCCCGGTACGGCATCATCGAGTATCTCGCGGACGCGGTGTTCGTCCTGCAGTACGTTCGCGCCTCGGATTTCCAGGAGACGCGGCTGGCCGTCGAGATTCAGAAGATCCGCGACGCGAACCACTCCCGGGAGACGAAACCCTACGAGATAACCGACGAGGGACTGAGCGTCTACCGGCAGGCCAACATCTTCTAGCTTATCGCCTAATCGTCCGCCGGCGTCGCCGACTCACGGGCGACCGGATCGAACTCGTCGAGGTGAAGGAACTCGTCGGTCGGGCGGCGGAACTTCCGGGGACGTTCGAGGTCGGCCGCCCCGTCCTCGGGGTAGCCGAGCGTGACGAGCATGACCGCCTCGTAGTCGTCGGGCACGTCGAACTCGTCGTGGAGCGCCTCTGCGTCGAACCCACCCATCGGACAGGAGGCGATGCCGCGCCCCCACGCGGCGTGCATGAGCGTCATCGCGGCGAGGGTCGAACTCCCCGTCGTCCAGAGGCGACGGGTCTCCGCGTCGGCGGCCGCGAGGTTGTCGACGGTGTCGAGACGGGCCTCCGCGGCGTCCTCGTTCGGGAGGTACCCCTTCTCCAGCAGGTCGCTCGTGACCCGCTCGGCGTGGTCGCTCGGATCGAGCGTCCCGAGGACGACGACGGCGGCCGCGGCGTCGGTGACGTGTTCCTGCCCGTAGGCGACCGACTGGAGCCGTTCCAAGTCGTCGCCGCGGACGACGAGGAACTCCCACGGCTGGAGGTTGAATGAGGAGGGTGCGTGGCGGACGTCCTCGAAGAGG
This window of the Haloplanus rubicundus genome carries:
- a CDS encoding KaiC domain-containing protein, whose translation is MSEDDGEDWFERALREDSDSTTDESGDDGPDADSDSATDDGPDADQASADSPFEEDFAGAVENAPDIDEEPASDDSPFEEDFASAFENAPDIGDAPDGESGEDLFSGGGPSGGEQAAEPFDDDAEFDSEIERIDLGIDGLDNMILGGVPKRSLISIVGSAGTGKTTFGLQFLDEALSNGNRGVYLTLEEAASRIYDTAEEKGWPFRQYADEGRLAVVHLDPVEMANSLASIRNDLPELIEEFGADRLVLDSVSLLEMMYDRPSDRRSEVFQFSKSLKEAGVTTLVTSEASSDTPYASRYGIIEYLADAVFVLQYVRASDFQETRLAVEIQKIRDANHSRETKPYEITDEGLSVYRQANIF
- a CDS encoding nitroreductase family protein, translated to MEFDDVIRTRRSVHQYSDADIDDETLYDLFEDVRHAPSSFNLQPWEFLVVRGDDLERLQSVAYGQEHVTDAAAAVVVLGTLDPSDHAERVTSDLLEKGYLPNEDAAEARLDTVDNLAAADAETRRLWTTGSSTLAAMTLMHAAWGRGIASCPMGGFDAEALHDEFDVPDDYEAVMLVTLGYPEDGAADLERPRKFRRPTDEFLHLDEFDPVARESATPADD